In a single window of the Necator americanus strain Aroian chromosome X, whole genome shotgun sequence genome:
- a CDS encoding hypothetical protein (NECATOR_CHRX.G22028.T1), whose product MPPQPKKGGCLVARAVPLATNGAATQDLTDRMEQLIIQDTSNQRKIDKVANNISPSDFVTLQSIRSSALARKTATTSKFCSGGPALFNDLLNKEPDEDVIPGKNDEVKKADNEEEKKETVVKDSENSCEKTKPKEGDLLSRGPVKNVRPPQGHHPYSVGPMHYGTAAQSTVHDYSAFSNYGSGYECGSTWTDSPDTFGYVSSTSSPESVGTDQGYHSSSPVQKSPLQNSPFTDHSLTKDELSRLLDNSELPDPLVDFILKYSRRYTNETTSEDMMSSPKHRPPSADSGLDSPMSARSAPHASPEVPTGGNSGPTTPSFNQTRLSPSKGLERSAKQTLRALIPDSEMDDAWAWTLKCIQFAPGTLTHQDDDRDTLLHIVISHHDLAKIYSLVEQQLKLENAKELRPFDVPNRYNETPLYLAVQQQLKEVVAYLLEVGADPNVQTMRPEREGALHYAAARGMHDIVNILCTARGLRINQMNGRGQTALHCAIANHGVIDERSQKVVDSRDVIVTLLKAGADPTLVDARSGRTVVHYAIETMDPRIIEVLKNSVEEESWTELVNLADFNQEKPMDMFKAGRSLSQNETARSEIFMTLLISGARIQTTQ is encoded by the exons ATGCCTCCCCAACCCAAAAAGGGAGGATGTCTCGTCGCTCGAGCGGTCCCTCTCGCCACAAATGGTGCCGCCACACAGGATTTGACAGATCGTATGGAACAGCTGATAATTCAGGATACAAGtaaccaaagaaaaatagacaaa GTGGCCAACAATATCAGCCCATCGGACTTTGTCACCCTACAAAGTATTAGATCTTCAGCTCTTGCTCGTAAAACTGCaacaacatcaaaattttgcaGTGGAGGTCCAGCATTATTCAATGATCTTCTTAATAAGGAACCTGATGAG gacgtcattcctggaaaaaatgaCGAAGTTAAAAAAGCAGacaatgaagaagagaagaaagaaactgttGTGAAGGATAGTGAAAACTCTTGTGAAAAAACGAAGCCAAAAGAAGGTGATCTCCTCTCACGTGGACCAGTAAAAAATGTACGACCACCTCAAGGTCATCATCCATACAGTGTCG GACCTATGCATTATGGGACAGCAGCGCAAAGCACTGTACATGACTATTCTGCTTTTTCAAATTACGGTAGTGGATATGAATGTGGAAGCACATGGACAGATAGCCCGGATACATTTGG ATACGTCTCATCAACTTCTTCACCGGAATCTGTCGGAACCGACCAAGGATATCATTCCAGCTCTCCAGTTCAGAAATCACCACTACAAAACAGTCCGTTCACAGATCATTCGCTAACAAAAGACG AACTGTCTCGTCTGCTGGATAATTCAGAACTACCAGACCCTCTGGTAGACTTCATTTTGAAGTATTCCCGTCGTTATACCAATGAAACTACCTCCGAAGACATGATGTCTAGTCCGAAACATCGCCCACCATCCGCTGATTCCGGCCTCGACTCTCCAATGTCTGCGCGTTCGGCTCCACATGCTAGTCCAGAAGTTCCTACTGGTGGAAATAG tgggCCAACGACTCCCTCTTTCAATCAGACCCGACTCAGTCCTAGCAAAGGTTTGGAACGATCCGCAAAACAGACACTTCGTGCACTTATACCTGACAGTGAGATGGATGATGCATGGGCTTGGACATTGAAATGTATACAG TTCGCTCCGGGGACACTAACGCACCAAGATGACGATCGCGATACCCTCCTCCACATTGTCATCTCCCATCATGACCTCGCTAAAATTTACTCACTTGTTGAGCAGCAACTAAAGCTTGAAAACGCTAAGGAGTTACGACCATTCGATGTACCGAATCGTTATAACGAAACTCCATTGTATTTAGCTGTACAACAACAACTAAAAGAG GTTGTCGCGTATCTGTTGGAAGTCGGCGCTGACCCAAATGTGCAAACAATGCGACCAGAACGGGAAGGAGCTCTACATTATGCGGCTGCAAGAGGAATGCACGATATTGTGAAT attctTTGCACTGCACGAGGTTTACGCATCAACCAGATGAACGGACGTGGTCAAACAGCACTTCATTGTGCAATCGCTAATCATGGTGTAATCGATGAACGTTCACAGAAAGTGGTCGATAGTAGAGATGTGATCGTAACTCTACTAAAAGCTGGAGCTGATCCCACTCTTGTG GATGCTAGAAGTGGAAGGACCGTCGTACACTACGCCATCGAAACCATGGATCCACGAATTATTGAA GTACTGAAAAATAGCGTGGAAGAGGAATCGTGGACCGAGTTGGTGAACTTAGCTGACTTCAACCAAGAGAAGCCAATGGATATgttcaaagcaggaagatCGCTTTCACAAAATGAAACTGCAAG atcagaaattttcatgaCTCTACTTATTAGTGGAGCCCGAATACAAACTACACAATGA